The Triticum aestivum cultivar Chinese Spring chromosome 7B, IWGSC CS RefSeq v2.1, whole genome shotgun sequence genome window below encodes:
- the LOC123160820 gene encoding uncharacterized protein, with amino-acid sequence MDLDTENRLASLLLEEARRLQSEADREGVHAYLRKPNVRHRPNSRFLTATVRGVQQANRVVEVDEMWRAREKELELECKLKRRNKERGDSRGEKRKGDSRNMSSSSKIEEGTAYNSSYSDQDDGLGDDEVEKFLHSRVKRGRGAVGSRMDEPGPYLKASSHCRDKEPSPDIRLEEKWERRVQGPERPLFLRSKSPDDCWHKETLDDKPSSSCEPEPHRKKENKKGRRSSEKKERKERKDKKKAKHRHCHHHHHKSRRRE; translated from the exons ATGGATCTGGACACAGAGAATCGTCTAGCTTCATTACTCCTTGAAGAAGCACGGAGATTACAGTCAGAGGCTGACAGGGAAGGTGTTCATGCATATCTGCGAAAGCCCAATGTTAGGCATCGTCCAAACTCCCGGTTCCTCACAGCCACAGTTCGTGGAGTTCAACAAG CAAACCGTGTTGTGGAGGTTGATGAAATGTGGCGTGCCAGGGAGAAGGAACTTGAACTTGAGTGTAAGCTGAAAAGAAGAAATAAAGAGCGTGGTGACTCCAGAGGGGAGAAACGCAAAGGTGACTCGAGAAATATGAGTTCCAGCTCAAAGATTGAGGAAGGAACTGCTTATAATAGTTCTTACTCAGACCAGGATGATGGTCTAGGGGATGATGAAGTTGAAAAGTTTCTGCATTCAAG GGTAAAGCGAGGAAGAGGTGCGGTTGGCTCTAGGATGGACGAACCTGGTCCATACCTAAAGGCTTCATCGCATTGTCGAGACAAAGAACCTAGCCCGGATATACGTTTGGAAGAGAAATGGGAACGCCGAGTGCAAGGTCCGGAGAGGCCACTGTTTCTGAGATCCAAGTCTCCCGATGATTGTTGGCATAAGGAAACATTGGATGATAAGCCATCCAGCTCTTGTGAGCCAGAACCACACaggaagaaggaaaataaaaaggggAGGAGATCGtcggagaaaaaagagagaaaggagagAAAAGACAAGAAGAAAGCCAAGCATCGGCactgccaccaccaccatcacAAAAGCCGAAGAAGGGAGTGA